From a region of the Corallococcus coralloides DSM 2259 genome:
- a CDS encoding sensor histidine kinase, with protein MAVPVASLFAILVGALMLGGWGLAFRAPVANEEGLPSPVDAWGLMAAGGALWLLHAGAAHGWRRAVGWGLAMVTFLLGVAGLTRHVTGSAAGLLLTGLSLGMLHVRTHQGWHPARWLASVALLLSAWGLIGGLYEEHRLGLAPLRAAQGTDTPLGLPLSLALLLLSVGILSVHPERGLMRALLRDDLGGHSARRLLLAALLVVPTTGAVRLLGERLGLYGTTAGTTLFVLATMLSFLAVSLWNANALTRLESNRRWAEDVLRLSEERFRTSFDGAPTGMALVDLQGRFLHVNAALCALVGYSREELLNRSFQDLTVPEDLSVDQENAARMCRGEIDSFQREKHYVRKDGRRIALIVWGTVVRDARGRPVHFISQMQDITEREELEQASRFLADVGPRLAASLESRTTLATVATLAVPALADGCVAASLDGNGRLQQVESAAQDPGTAARLKTLTTAYGPNPFPPAGIVAFVLRTGEPVLLPVVPPEVLETAAVDAGHLEQLRLLGLRSVIVVPLRSRERNLGALILATYGSGRCYGPRDLALAEELARRAALALDNARLFERSEQASRMRDEVLRIVAHDLRAPLNVIQLSAGRLEKTLPPGDGTRRHLDMLQRSVHRANRLIQDLLDVARLEGGVLSVEREPLSVTSLVQEVVEQHRALAEAKSLQLVSHVPEDLPCVLADRERVPQILANLLGNAFKFTPEGGCIAVRVQPEAGQVRFLVHDTGPGIPAEDLPHIFERFWQAGPKRKEGAGLGLTIVKGLVTAHGGQVGVETTPGMGSTFFFTLPAVWSAGARTGAHV; from the coding sequence ATGGCCGTGCCCGTGGCGAGCCTGTTCGCGATCCTGGTGGGCGCGCTCATGCTGGGCGGCTGGGGCCTGGCCTTTCGGGCGCCTGTCGCGAACGAAGAGGGCCTTCCCTCACCCGTCGACGCCTGGGGGCTCATGGCGGCGGGGGGCGCGCTCTGGCTGCTGCACGCCGGGGCGGCGCACGGATGGCGCCGCGCGGTGGGGTGGGGCCTGGCGATGGTGACCTTCCTCCTGGGCGTCGCGGGGCTCACCCGGCACGTCACGGGAAGCGCGGCGGGCCTGCTGCTCACGGGGCTGTCGCTCGGGATGCTGCATGTGCGCACGCATCAGGGGTGGCATCCCGCGCGGTGGCTGGCCTCGGTCGCGTTGCTGCTCTCCGCGTGGGGCCTCATTGGAGGGCTGTACGAGGAGCACCGGCTCGGGCTGGCGCCGCTGCGCGCGGCGCAAGGAACCGACACGCCCCTGGGGCTTCCCCTGTCGCTGGCCCTGCTGCTGCTGTCGGTCGGCATCCTGTCCGTCCATCCGGAGCGGGGGCTGATGCGCGCGCTGCTGCGGGACGACCTGGGCGGCCACTCGGCGCGGAGGCTGCTGCTCGCGGCCCTGCTCGTCGTGCCCACGACGGGCGCCGTCCGGCTCCTGGGAGAGCGGCTGGGGCTCTACGGCACCACCGCGGGCACCACGCTCTTCGTGCTCGCGACCATGTTGAGCTTCCTCGCCGTGTCCCTCTGGAACGCGAACGCCCTCACGCGACTGGAGTCGAACCGGCGCTGGGCGGAGGACGTGCTGCGCCTGAGCGAGGAGCGCTTCCGGACCTCCTTCGACGGCGCGCCCACCGGCATGGCGCTGGTGGACCTGCAGGGCCGCTTCCTCCATGTCAACGCGGCGCTCTGCGCGCTCGTCGGCTACTCGCGCGAGGAGTTGCTCAACCGGTCGTTCCAGGACCTCACCGTGCCGGAGGACCTGTCGGTGGACCAGGAGAACGCCGCGCGGATGTGCCGTGGCGAAATCGACTCGTTCCAGCGGGAGAAGCACTACGTCCGCAAGGACGGCCGGCGCATCGCCCTCATCGTGTGGGGCACGGTGGTGCGCGACGCGCGGGGAAGGCCGGTGCACTTCATCTCGCAGATGCAGGACATCACGGAGCGGGAGGAGCTGGAGCAGGCGTCGCGCTTCCTGGCGGACGTGGGCCCGCGGCTCGCGGCGTCGCTGGAGTCCCGGACGACGCTGGCCACGGTGGCGACGCTCGCCGTGCCGGCGCTGGCGGACGGGTGCGTGGCGGCCAGCCTGGACGGGAACGGACGCCTCCAGCAGGTGGAGAGCGCGGCCCAGGATCCAGGGACGGCGGCGCGGCTGAAGACGCTGACCACGGCGTACGGGCCGAACCCCTTTCCCCCGGCGGGCATCGTCGCCTTCGTGTTGCGCACGGGCGAGCCGGTGCTGCTGCCGGTGGTCCCACCGGAGGTGCTCGAAACGGCCGCGGTGGACGCCGGGCACCTGGAACAGCTTCGCCTGCTGGGGCTCCGGTCGGTCATCGTCGTGCCGCTGCGCAGCCGGGAGCGCAACCTGGGGGCCCTCATCCTCGCGACGTATGGCTCCGGACGCTGCTACGGGCCCCGGGATCTCGCCCTGGCCGAGGAGCTGGCCCGCCGCGCGGCGCTCGCCCTGGACAACGCCCGCCTGTTCGAGCGGTCCGAACAGGCAAGCCGCATGCGCGACGAGGTCCTGCGCATCGTGGCCCACGACCTGCGCGCCCCGCTCAATGTCATCCAGCTCAGCGCCGGAAGGCTGGAGAAGACGCTGCCTCCCGGGGATGGCACCCGGCGGCACCTGGACATGCTCCAGCGGTCCGTCCACCGGGCGAACCGGCTCATCCAGGACCTGCTGGACGTGGCGCGGTTGGAAGGGGGCGTCCTGTCGGTGGAGCGGGAGCCCCTGTCGGTGACGTCGCTCGTCCAGGAGGTCGTGGAGCAGCACCGCGCGCTCGCGGAGGCGAAGTCCCTCCAACTGGTGTCCCACGTGCCGGAGGACCTGCCCTGCGTCCTGGCGGACCGGGAGCGCGTGCCGCAAATCCTGGCCAACCTCCTGGGCAACGCGTTCAAGTTCACGCCCGAAGGCGGCTGCATCGCCGTGCGCGTCCAGCCAGAGGCGGGACAGGTCCGCTTCCTGGTGCACGACACGGGCCCCGGCATTCCCGCGGAGGACCTGCCGCACATCTTCGAGCGCTTCTGGCAGGCGGGGCCGAAGCGAAAGGAGGGCGCGGGGCTGGGGCTCACCATCGTGAAGGGGCTGGTGACGGCCCACGGCGGGCAGGTGGGCGTGGAGACCACGCCCGGCATGGGGAGCACGTTCTTCTTCACGCTCCCAGCCGTGTGGTCCGCAGGAGCTCGAACCGGCGCGCACGTCTGA
- a CDS encoding universal stress protein: MNIACTTNFSDASRRTGDTAALLARRLNASLLLVHAVPGNVARTFGARASEAVEGALQEEARRLESLSGVSVEPVVRTGEVEKALSALVTERDLKLVMSAAPREETPFLGLGGTVDRMAQALTVPFLVVRESEALEAWARGERPLRVMVGLDRSRPYEVARDWVKALSRFGPLEVVGGRIFWVSEEAKRLGLVHPRSYKDVSLDLREVLEREADSLLEPLRMPGVTVRARLEPGLGRVADHLVALAEEEHVDVLVVGTHHRKALARLWSVSQHARRLASMSVVSVPVLTAEQGSVKEPPQVRAVLATTDFTEPGDRAVAYAFALTPPGGTVHLLHVEPADASPEAVQAARRQLELRVPETEQEGRHKVELSVLKGDDVAGVITQAAERYCVDLLCLGTHGRTGVSRAVLGSVAQQVMARSDRPAVTVRMPRA, translated from the coding sequence ATGAACATCGCGTGCACCACCAACTTCTCGGACGCCTCCCGGCGCACGGGCGACACGGCGGCCCTGCTCGCACGGCGGCTGAACGCCTCGCTGCTCCTGGTGCATGCGGTGCCGGGCAACGTGGCGCGGACCTTCGGTGCGCGCGCCAGCGAGGCCGTGGAGGGCGCGCTCCAGGAAGAAGCGCGGCGGCTGGAGTCCCTGTCCGGTGTGAGCGTGGAGCCCGTCGTGCGGACCGGAGAGGTGGAGAAGGCCTTGAGCGCGCTGGTGACGGAGCGCGACCTGAAGCTGGTGATGTCCGCGGCGCCTCGCGAGGAGACGCCCTTCCTGGGCCTGGGCGGCACGGTCGACCGCATGGCGCAGGCGCTGACCGTGCCCTTCCTGGTGGTCCGCGAAAGCGAGGCGCTGGAGGCGTGGGCACGCGGCGAGCGCCCCCTGCGGGTGATGGTGGGCCTGGACCGCTCGCGCCCCTACGAGGTCGCGCGGGACTGGGTGAAGGCGCTCTCCCGCTTCGGGCCGCTGGAGGTGGTGGGCGGCCGCATCTTCTGGGTCTCCGAGGAGGCGAAGCGGCTGGGGCTGGTGCACCCGCGCAGCTACAAGGACGTGTCGCTGGACCTGCGGGAGGTGCTGGAGCGGGAGGCGGATTCGCTGCTGGAGCCGCTGCGCATGCCCGGCGTGACGGTGCGAGCGCGTCTGGAGCCGGGGCTGGGCCGCGTCGCGGACCACCTGGTTGCGCTGGCGGAAGAGGAGCACGTGGACGTGCTGGTGGTGGGCACGCACCACCGCAAGGCGCTCGCGAGGCTGTGGAGCGTGTCGCAGCACGCGCGGCGGCTGGCCTCCATGTCCGTGGTGAGCGTGCCGGTGCTCACCGCCGAGCAGGGCTCGGTGAAGGAGCCGCCCCAGGTGCGCGCGGTGCTGGCCACCACGGACTTCACGGAGCCGGGGGACCGCGCCGTCGCCTATGCCTTCGCGCTCACGCCGCCTGGAGGCACCGTGCACCTCTTGCACGTGGAGCCCGCGGACGCGTCACCCGAGGCCGTCCAGGCCGCCCGCCGCCAGCTGGAACTTCGCGTGCCCGAGACGGAGCAGGAGGGGCGGCACAAGGTGGAGCTGTCCGTGCTGAAGGGCGATGACGTGGCGGGAGTCATCACCCAGGCCGCGGAGCGCTACTGCGTGGACCTGCTGTGCCTGGGCACGCACGGCCGCACGGGCGTGAGCCGCGCGGTGCTGGGCTCGGTGGCGCAGCAGGTGATGGCCCGCAGCGACCGCCCCGCGGTGACGGTGCGCATGCCGCGCGCCTGA
- a CDS encoding zinc-binding dehydrogenase yields the protein MKATVFQGSQKVGVEEVERPRAGAGEAIVRVTLTTICGTDVHILRGEYPVKPGLTVGHEMVGVIDELGPGVTGYQVGQRVLVGAITPCGQCRGCLSGHASQCGHGEGLEAMGGWRLGNTMNGVQAEYVRVPFAQANLAPIPDELKDEQVLLLADIASTGFSGAESGGVRIGDAVVVFAQGPIGLCATVGARLMGASLVIGVDGDEARLAMARKLGADVVLDFRNQDVVAEVKRLTGGGADVAIEALGTQQTFESALRTLNPGGTLSSLGVYSGKLQLPYDAFAAGLGDHRIVTTLCPGGKERMRRLMEVVRAKRVDLTPLFTHRFQLKDIREAYELFSQRKDGVLKVAIRP from the coding sequence ATGAAGGCGACCGTGTTCCAAGGCAGCCAGAAGGTGGGCGTGGAGGAGGTGGAGCGGCCCAGGGCGGGCGCGGGCGAGGCCATCGTCCGGGTGACGCTCACCACCATCTGCGGCACCGACGTGCACATCCTGCGCGGCGAGTACCCGGTGAAGCCCGGCCTCACCGTGGGCCATGAGATGGTGGGCGTCATCGACGAGCTGGGCCCGGGCGTGACGGGCTACCAGGTGGGGCAGCGCGTGCTGGTGGGCGCCATCACGCCGTGCGGCCAGTGCCGGGGCTGCCTCTCCGGGCACGCGTCCCAGTGCGGCCACGGCGAGGGCCTGGAGGCCATGGGTGGCTGGCGGCTGGGCAACACGATGAACGGCGTGCAGGCGGAGTACGTGCGCGTGCCCTTCGCGCAGGCGAACCTGGCGCCCATTCCAGACGAGCTGAAGGACGAACAGGTGCTGCTCCTGGCGGACATCGCGTCCACGGGCTTCAGCGGCGCGGAGTCCGGCGGCGTGAGGATTGGGGACGCAGTGGTGGTGTTCGCGCAGGGGCCCATCGGCCTGTGCGCCACCGTGGGGGCGCGGCTCATGGGCGCGTCGCTCGTCATTGGCGTGGACGGGGACGAGGCGCGTCTGGCCATGGCGCGCAAGCTGGGCGCGGACGTGGTGCTCGACTTCCGGAACCAGGACGTGGTGGCGGAGGTGAAGCGGCTCACCGGCGGCGGCGCGGACGTGGCCATCGAGGCGCTGGGCACGCAGCAGACCTTCGAGAGCGCGCTGCGCACGCTCAACCCGGGCGGCACGCTGTCCAGCCTGGGCGTGTACTCCGGGAAGCTGCAGCTGCCCTACGACGCCTTCGCGGCGGGGCTGGGGGACCACCGCATCGTCACCACGCTCTGCCCGGGCGGCAAGGAGCGCATGCGGCGCCTGATGGAGGTGGTGCGCGCGAAGCGCGTGGACCTGACGCCGCTCTTCACGCACCGCTTCCAGCTCAAGGACATCCGCGAAGCGTATGAGCTGTTCAGCCAGCGCAAGGACGGCGTGCTCAAGGTCGCCATCCGGCCTTGA